A window from Ignavibacteriota bacterium encodes these proteins:
- a CDS encoding MOSC domain-containing protein yields MSEYTLTQINIFPVKSLSGISLQESLVEERGLKFDRRWMLVDSENMFITQRLFPKMIFIDVKIENEDLVFNHKRKNLELLKISLRVFPDNKIKVQVWEDFCDSVEYEKIVNDWFSEALDFNCKLVYMPDLFERKTSTKYFPESKNVSFADGYPFLIIGEESLKLLNEKLSNPISMNQFRTNFVFSGGNPHDEDNWKNIKIGNLNFTVVKPCARCVITTIDQQSGNKSKEPLNTLNTYRNFNNKIMFGQNVICHNEGIIKVGETISFE; encoded by the coding sequence ATGTCGGAATACACTTTAACTCAAATAAACATTTTCCCGGTAAAATCTTTATCGGGAATTTCTTTGCAAGAATCATTAGTAGAAGAAAGAGGATTGAAATTTGATAGAAGATGGATGCTTGTCGATTCCGAGAATATGTTTATTACGCAACGACTTTTTCCTAAAATGATTTTTATTGATGTTAAAATTGAAAATGAAGATTTAGTTTTTAACCATAAAAGAAAAAACTTAGAACTATTAAAAATTTCCCTAAGAGTTTTTCCGGATAACAAAATTAAAGTTCAGGTTTGGGAAGATTTTTGTGATTCTGTTGAATATGAAAAAATTGTAAACGATTGGTTTAGCGAAGCACTGGATTTTAATTGTAAATTGGTTTACATGCCCGATTTATTTGAACGAAAAACATCAACGAAATATTTTCCGGAAAGTAAAAATGTAAGTTTTGCAGACGGATATCCGTTTTTAATAATTGGAGAAGAGTCTTTAAAATTATTAAATGAAAAATTATCAAATCCAATTTCCATGAATCAATTTAGAACCAATTTCGTTTTTTCCGGCGGAAATCCCCATGATGAAGATAATTGGAAAAATATTAAAATTGGTAATCTAAATTTCACAGTTGTTAAACCTTGTGCAAGATGCGTAATTACAACAATAGATCAGCAAAGCGGAAATAAAAGTAAAGAACCTTTAAATACTTTAAATACTTACAGAAATTTTAATAATAAA
- a CDS encoding DinB family protein, whose product MFKDNLIKIFERDLEKLISEIQLFEIEENLWIVMGDIKNSAGNLALHLCGNLKHFIGFRLGGFEYTRERDKEFSLKNISKNEIIQNINETKKIVLQTLNDFDESRFSEIYTEKISLGDVEIGHFLLHLITHLNYHLGQINYLRRFQLN is encoded by the coding sequence ATGTTTAAAGATAATTTGATAAAAATATTTGAAAGAGATTTGGAAAAGTTAATCTCGGAAATTCAACTTTTTGAAATAGAAGAAAATTTATGGATTGTTATGGGCGACATTAAAAACTCAGCCGGAAATTTAGCTTTACATCTTTGCGGAAATTTAAAACATTTTATTGGATTTAGACTTGGTGGTTTTGAATACACAAGAGAAAGAGACAAAGAATTTTCACTAAAAAATATTTCTAAAAATGAAATAATCCAAAACATAAATGAAACAAAAAAAATTGTATTACAAACTCTAAATGATTTTGATGAATCAAGATTTTCTGAAATTTATACGGAAAAAATTTCTCTTGGTGATGTTGAGATTGGACATTTTTTACTTCACTTAATAACACATCTTAATTATCATTTAGGACAAATAAATTATCTTAGAAGATTTCAACTAAACTAA
- a CDS encoding DUF2147 domain-containing protein, protein MKKIIYVFVVLVAFILSANIYAQKEKVEGLWKTIDDETGQPKSVVKVYVKDGKVFGDIVKLFRKAGEDPDPICDKCDDDDSRKNKKILGMTIITDMEKGDDGVWEDGEILDPKKGKVYDCKLWVENGKLQVRGYVLFFHRTQEWLKYEGEI, encoded by the coding sequence ATGAAAAAAATAATTTATGTATTTGTTGTTTTGGTTGCATTTATATTAAGTGCAAATATTTATGCTCAAAAAGAAAAAGTTGAAGGATTATGGAAAACTATCGATGACGAAACCGGTCAGCCAAAATCTGTTGTTAAGGTTTATGTAAAAGACGGAAAAGTATTCGGTGATATTGTTAAACTATTTAGAAAAGCCGGCGAAGATCCCGATCCAATTTGTGATAAGTGTGATGACGATGATTCGAGAAAAAATAAAAAAATACTGGGAATGACAATTATAACCGATATGGAAAAAGGAGATGATGGAGTTTGGGAAGATGGAGAAATTCTTGACCCCAAAAAAGGTAAAGTTTACGATTGCAAACTTTGGGTTGAAAATGGAAAATTGCAAGTCCGCGGATATGTTTTATTTTTCCACAGAACGCAAGAATGGTTAAAGTATGAAGGTGAAATTTAA
- a CDS encoding metallophosphoesterase: protein MPFAIKVILVLLSVIILEIYFVKKVVSSIKFLFPKISEKKIKIVKWFFLTIVNIYPIIAIFAWIYVFINKIGYFQPPENIFFDYFVLYPFWVGTMIIVQATLFFLIIEILHLLSLPFIKNVKSKIIYVKSLLFFLIFICALIYVPSRIVYDYNAVDINEIKFTKANLPKSLDGFKIAFISDIQADRYTDEKRLSNFFEKVNATNPDLILMAGDMITSTPDFIELSANQLSKLKSKYGIFTCVGDHDNWAYRGDNERSLSEVTNALSKVNIPMIDNNKLILGIKNANLEVTFVTNTYVETISENTLDLITSNNSNADLRIFLTHQPMEFLVKKAHEKNYDLFLAGHTHGGQITFLFPFQNLSPTMIETPYMRGEFKFENMLMIVTKGLGMSLAPVRYNSTPEVSVIKLESKK from the coding sequence ATGCCGTTCGCTATTAAAGTAATTCTTGTTTTGCTTTCTGTAATAATTCTTGAAATTTACTTTGTAAAAAAAGTAGTAAGTTCAATAAAGTTTTTATTTCCTAAAATTTCTGAAAAGAAAATAAAAATAGTAAAATGGTTTTTTTTAACAATCGTTAACATTTATCCAATAATTGCAATTTTTGCATGGATTTACGTTTTCATCAATAAAATCGGTTACTTCCAGCCGCCGGAAAATATTTTTTTCGATTATTTTGTTCTTTATCCGTTTTGGGTTGGAACAATGATAATTGTTCAAGCGACATTGTTTTTTCTAATTATAGAAATACTTCATCTGTTAAGTTTACCTTTTATCAAAAATGTTAAATCAAAAATTATTTATGTAAAATCCTTACTTTTTTTCCTCATATTTATTTGTGCATTAATTTACGTTCCTTCAAGAATTGTTTATGATTACAACGCAGTTGATATAAATGAAATAAAATTCACGAAAGCAAATTTGCCTAAAAGTTTAGATGGATTTAAGATTGCATTTATTTCAGATATTCAAGCAGATAGATATACCGATGAAAAAAGATTGTCAAATTTTTTTGAAAAAGTTAATGCTACAAATCCAGATTTAATTTTAATGGCTGGTGATATGATTACCAGCACGCCGGATTTTATTGAACTTTCTGCAAATCAGTTAAGTAAACTGAAATCTAAATATGGAATTTTCACATGTGTTGGTGATCATGATAATTGGGCTTATCGTGGTGATAATGAAAGAAGTTTAAGCGAAGTTACAAATGCATTATCTAAAGTTAATATTCCAATGATTGATAATAACAAATTAATTTTGGGAATAAAAAATGCAAATCTTGAAGTAACATTTGTTACTAACACTTACGTTGAAACAATTTCGGAAAACACTTTAGATTTGATAACTTCAAACAATTCCAACGCAGATTTGAGAATATTTCTTACACATCAGCCAATGGAATTTTTGGTTAAAAAAGCGCATGAAAAAAATTATGATTTATTTTTAGCGGGACACACGCACGGCGGACAAATTACATTTCTGTTTCCTTTTCAAAATCTTTCACCAACAATGATTGAAACTCCGTATATGCGAGGTGAATTTAAATTTGAAAATATGTTAATGATTGTTACAAAAGGTTTGGGAATGTCACTTGCTCCCGTAAGATATAATTCAACTCCGGAAGTTTCTGTTATTAAATTAGAAAGTAAAAAATAG
- a CDS encoding HAD family hydrolase, whose protein sequence is MIECVVFDLDGTLVNSHENIYKAAVKTLEKLNLQTNIDREIFYNLLGHHFKDIFEGCNIYVPDVELFIKEYKKLYFDFIDDSHLYNNAENLFQELKSQNIKTGLLTTKAQDQAENICNHFGITKYLDVIEGRKIGIQIKPAPDQFFKICDEVKANPKNSLMVGDTELDILCGKNAGAKTAVVAYGYRKLEELKTYNPDYFINDLIEIINII, encoded by the coding sequence ATGATTGAATGTGTAGTATTTGATTTAGACGGAACACTTGTAAATTCTCATGAAAATATTTACAAGGCTGCAGTTAAAACTTTAGAAAAATTGAATTTACAAACCAATATCGATAGAGAAATATTTTACAATTTATTGGGTCATCATTTTAAAGATATTTTTGAAGGATGCAATATTTACGTTCCCGACGTTGAACTTTTTATTAAGGAATATAAAAAACTTTACTTTGATTTTATTGATGATTCGCATTTATACAACAATGCAGAAAATTTATTTCAAGAATTAAAATCGCAAAATATTAAAACCGGATTGCTTACCACAAAAGCACAGGATCAAGCGGAAAATATTTGTAATCATTTTGGAATAACAAAATATTTGGATGTTATTGAAGGACGAAAAATTGGAATTCAGATTAAACCGGCTCCGGATCAATTCTTTAAAATTTGTGATGAAGTTAAAGCAAATCCAAAAAATTCTTTAATGGTTGGGGATACGGAATTAGATATACTTTGCGGAAAAAATGCCGGAGCCAAAACCGCAGTTGTTGCTTATGGATATAGAAAATTGGAAGAATTAAAAACTTACAATCCGGATTATTTTATAAATGATTTGATAGAAATAATTAATATAATTTAG
- a CDS encoding SDR family oxidoreductase, which translates to MNNWNLHGKKALITGGTKGIGLAIADEFLKLGADIFIVARTKNLLKEKLAQWSKHGYVVLSSSKDLSNPNDRNELVNEVKNHWENLDFLINNVGTNIRKKTIDFTIEEYEKVINTNLISTFELSRLFYPMLKKSENSSVVNITSVAGLTHLRTGSPYAMTKAAMVQLTKNLAVEWAEVNIRVNAIAPWYIDTPLVENLMKDEEYLKAVIERTPMKRIGKPEEVASLAAFLCMDKASYITGQTIAVDGGFTIYGF; encoded by the coding sequence ATGAACAACTGGAATTTACATGGTAAAAAAGCTTTAATTACAGGCGGAACAAAAGGTATTGGTCTTGCAATTGCAGATGAATTTTTAAAGCTTGGTGCAGATATTTTTATTGTAGCACGCACAAAAAATTTACTTAAAGAAAAATTAGCTCAATGGAGCAAACACGGTTATGTAGTTTTAAGTTCATCAAAAGATTTAAGTAATCCAAATGATAGAAATGAATTAGTAAACGAAGTTAAAAATCATTGGGAAAATTTAGATTTTTTAATAAACAATGTTGGTACAAACATTCGCAAAAAAACAATTGATTTTACAATTGAAGAATATGAAAAAGTAATAAACACAAATTTGATTTCAACTTTTGAATTATCTCGACTTTTTTATCCAATGTTGAAAAAATCTGAAAATTCAAGTGTTGTAAATATTACTTCTGTTGCTGGATTAACCCATCTGCGAACCGGCTCACCTTATGCAATGACAAAAGCAGCAATGGTTCAATTAACAAAAAATTTAGCAGTTGAATGGGCAGAAGTTAATATTCGTGTAAACGCAATAGCTCCTTGGTATATTGATACTCCGCTTGTTGAAAATTTAATGAAAGATGAAGAATATTTGAAAGCTGTAATTGAAAGAACTCCGATGAAAAGAATTGGTAAACCGGAAGAAGTTGCATCGCTTGCGGCATTTTTGTGTATGGATAAGGCTTCTTATATAACCGGACAAACAATTGCTGTAGATGGCGGTTTTACAATTTATGGATTTTAA
- the fbaA gene encoding class II fructose-bisphosphate aldolase has protein sequence MPVVDFKKYCQMLDNAKKNKFAYPAINVVSESSANAVLQALAETKSDGIIQVSTGGGEFASGLAVKNAALGAISIARHVHFIAEQYDINVALHTDHCQAKKVDSFLKPLIEESRKRVANGEKPLFNSHMFDGSELPLKENMDVAVGLLKECSELGIILEVEAGVVGGEEDGVNNEGAPASKLYTTPEDMLYVYERLSEVKGARYMFAATFGNVHGVYKPGNVKLKPIILKQGQDAVVAKYGEAASFDLVFHGGSGSSLEEIRETLEYGVVKMNVDTDTQYAFTRPIAEHMLRNYDGVLKIDGEVGNKKHYDPRSYLKKAEESMKNRVIEAVKDLRAEGTTLGK, from the coding sequence ATGCCAGTCGTTGATTTTAAGAAATATTGCCAAATGCTTGATAATGCTAAGAAAAATAAATTTGCGTATCCGGCAATTAATGTTGTTTCAGAATCTTCTGCAAATGCAGTTTTACAAGCTTTAGCTGAAACAAAATCTGATGGAATTATTCAAGTTAGCACCGGCGGCGGCGAGTTTGCTTCTGGTTTAGCAGTTAAAAATGCTGCTTTAGGAGCAATATCTATTGCGCGTCATGTACATTTCATTGCAGAACAATATGATATAAATGTTGCTCTTCACACTGATCATTGCCAAGCAAAAAAAGTTGATTCTTTCTTAAAACCGCTTATTGAAGAATCACGAAAAAGAGTTGCAAACGGAGAAAAACCATTATTCAACTCGCACATGTTTGATGGTTCTGAACTACCATTAAAAGAAAATATGGATGTTGCAGTTGGTTTGTTAAAAGAATGCAGTGAATTAGGAATTATTTTAGAAGTTGAAGCTGGCGTTGTTGGCGGTGAAGAAGATGGTGTAAATAACGAAGGCGCTCCAGCATCAAAACTTTACACAACTCCAGAAGATATGTTATACGTTTATGAAAGATTATCTGAAGTTAAAGGTGCGCGGTATATGTTTGCCGCAACTTTTGGCAATGTTCACGGCGTTTACAAACCAGGTAATGTAAAACTAAAACCAATTATTTTGAAACAAGGTCAAGACGCGGTTGTTGCAAAATACGGAGAAGCGGCTTCTTTTGATTTGGTTTTCCACGGCGGAAGCGGTTCAAGTTTGGAAGAAATTAGAGAAACATTAGAATATGGCGTTGTTAAAATGAATGTTGATACCGATACGCAATATGCTTTTACTCGACCAATAGCTGAACACATGTTAAGAAATTATGACGGTGTTCTTAAAATTGATGGTGAAGTTGGAAATAAAAAACATTATGATCCAAGAAGTTATTTAAAGAAAGCGGAAGAATCGATGAAAAATAGAGTAATTGAAGCGGTAAAAGATTTGCGTGCAGAAGGAACAACTTTAGGAAAATAA
- a CDS encoding DUF4395 domain-containing protein yields MSKIIQFGEDVKGYNIRVLNEREIRAAAGILFVLMFIAILKVIFTADFTLLKYAIVIFLTDMVIRVFINPKFSPTLIIGRWVVKNQTPEYVGAVQKKFAWYIGIALGIIMLALQVIVNSYSPITGMICLICLIFLFFESAFGICLGCKFYPMLFKDKVQYCPGEVCEIKDRHEIQKTNFVHLAIVLGFVAYIIITVFLFDENFSKKPYDLFGIDNRTEVVKN; encoded by the coding sequence ATGAGCAAAATTATCCAATTTGGTGAGGATGTAAAGGGTTACAATATCCGAGTTTTAAATGAAAGAGAAATTAGAGCTGCGGCTGGAATTCTTTTCGTATTAATGTTTATAGCAATTTTAAAAGTGATTTTTACAGCAGATTTTACATTGCTAAAATATGCAATTGTTATTTTTCTTACGGATATGGTTATCCGAGTGTTTATAAATCCAAAATTTTCACCAACATTAATTATTGGAAGATGGGTTGTAAAAAATCAAACTCCCGAATATGTTGGAGCGGTTCAGAAAAAATTTGCTTGGTATATTGGAATTGCTCTTGGAATTATAATGTTAGCTTTGCAAGTAATAGTAAATTCTTATAGTCCAATTACCGGAATGATTTGCTTAATTTGTTTAATCTTTTTGTTTTTCGAATCTGCGTTTGGAATTTGTTTGGGATGTAAATTCTATCCGATGTTATTCAAAGATAAAGTTCAATATTGCCCCGGTGAAGTTTGCGAAATTAAAGATCGTCACGAAATCCAAAAAACTAATTTTGTGCATTTAGCTATTGTGTTGGGATTTGTAGCATATATCATAATAACAGTTTTTCTTTTCGATGAAAATTTTAGTAAAAAACCGTATGATTTGTTTGGAATTGATAACAGAACGGAAGTTGTAAAAAATTAA
- a CDS encoding DUF1684 domain-containing protein has protein sequence MKSILIIIFTSIIIFCSCKSEKNIKPISAEYKKEIEDWHKKRIENLKKETGWLNLVGLFWLQDGENSFGSGENNKIIFPKNSPTEIGKFIKNDSKILFESNPNVNVFSDGKKVDKIVMKIDLSGNPTILESGSLKWFIIKRDEKYGIRLRDLNSDLVKNFSGIERFPIDENWKITAKFIPYEKPKEVEIPTIIGTIEKEISPGKLNLKIDEKEYFLEPTSAGEKLFLVFADLTSGEETYGAGRFLVVEKPDSNNNVIIDFNKSYIPPCAFTKFATCPLPTDENKLRVKITAGEKNFGEEH, from the coding sequence GTGAAATCAATTTTAATAATAATTTTTACTTCAATAATTATTTTTTGTTCATGCAAATCCGAAAAAAATATCAAACCGATTTCCGCAGAATATAAAAAGGAAATTGAAGATTGGCATAAAAAGAGAATTGAAAATTTAAAAAAAGAAACCGGATGGCTTAATTTGGTTGGACTTTTCTGGCTTCAAGATGGAGAAAATTCTTTTGGTTCTGGTGAAAATAATAAAATAATTTTTCCGAAAAATTCTCCTACCGAAATTGGAAAATTTATTAAAAATGATTCAAAAATTTTATTTGAAAGTAATCCGAATGTAAATGTTTTTTCTGATGGAAAAAAAGTTGATAAGATTGTTATGAAAATTGATTTGAGCGGAAATCCAACAATTTTAGAATCGGGCTCTTTAAAATGGTTTATTATCAAACGTGATGAAAAATATGGAATTCGATTAAGAGATTTAAATTCAGATCTTGTAAAAAATTTCAGTGGAATTGAAAGATTTCCAATTGATGAAAATTGGAAAATTACTGCAAAATTTATTCCGTACGAAAAACCAAAAGAAGTTGAAATTCCCACAATTATTGGAACGATTGAAAAAGAAATTTCGCCGGGAAAATTGAATTTAAAAATCGATGAAAAGGAATATTTTCTTGAGCCAACATCAGCCGGAGAAAAATTATTTTTAGTTTTTGCAGATTTAACAAGCGGAGAAGAAACTTATGGCGCTGGAAGATTTTTAGTTGTTGAAAAGCCAGATTCTAATAATAATGTAATTATTGATTTTAACAAATCTTATATTCCGCCTTGTGCATTTACAAAATTTGCAACATGTCCACTGCCAACAGATGAAAATAAATTAAGAGTTAAAATTACAGCCGGTGAAAAAAATTTCGGCGAGGAACACTAA
- a CDS encoding PAS domain S-box protein has translation MNKPKILIVEDESIVSLEIQSRLEDLGYAVSDAVFSGEDAIQSVEKILPDLILMDINLRSDLDGIETSKQIREKYNVPIIYMTAYSDDETLQRAKVSSPYAFIIKPIEVRELHTSIEIALFKSSMEKKLIESEKRFRSLFENATLGLYRTSICGKLLMANNALKNMLGYDSDEEIEAKNSVGSGYVNPKRRDEFIELLNKNGNIVGFESEWKRKDGSIIYISESARKDIDENGNVIFEGTVEDITKRKIAENNLKESEEILSTVFNSGYNGIIIHDLDGKIIKVNERVLSFHNITIEQALKLNISDIVKSPSNLEKLRSEWKNVLNGENKVIEIKTNSLKDSQLYDIEIYLTKLSIKENNYILANLRNITEQKRSNNTLIRTKEILRKVFDNVYNAIFIHDVNGEIIDVNDKVLSMYNLSKNEALSMNISQISSDDSPMDKALEYWRSVVAGENQLFEWKAKRPKENFEFPVEVFLTKISIDNNDFILANVRDITYQKLAQKKLVTTQMAVEMGSSPIFFINKKAEITYVNNAAVKMLGYSFEELTKMKVPDLDPNWNQDFWDNVGYPRLVELGSDQFETSQISKSGETIPIEVSSTIIFSEGEEIVVAIITNLTERKRAADSLISAKESAEKSNRLKTEFLASMSHEIRTPVNTILSYSSLLKDELYDLNLFQFEDIFRSISIGGQRLIRTVDSILNMSQMQTGTYEVIVQRLNLNEEVLYPLFDEFKIDAVNKGLQLHLERNSNNSFINGDSYSVGQLFTNLIDNAIKYTNQGEIIIKSYNLDDNKLYVDVTDTGIGISDEFLTQIFNPFTQETQGYSRKFEGNGLGLALVKKYCSLNNAEIFIKSKKGKGSTFTVKFNCAD, from the coding sequence ATGAATAAGCCCAAAATTTTAATTGTTGAGGACGAGAGCATTGTTTCTCTTGAAATACAAAGCCGACTTGAAGATTTGGGCTATGCCGTTTCCGATGCCGTTTTCAGCGGTGAAGATGCAATTCAATCTGTAGAAAAAATTTTACCAGATTTAATTTTGATGGACATTAATTTGCGTAGCGATTTAGACGGAATTGAAACTTCAAAACAAATTAGAGAAAAATATAATGTTCCAATAATTTATATGACTGCTTATTCTGATGATGAAACTCTTCAGCGAGCAAAAGTTTCTTCACCATATGCTTTTATAATAAAACCAATTGAAGTCCGTGAGCTTCACACATCTATTGAAATTGCTTTGTTCAAATCTTCAATGGAAAAAAAACTAATTGAAAGTGAAAAAAGATTTAGAAGTTTGTTTGAAAATGCTACTCTTGGACTTTATAGAACTTCTATTTGCGGCAAACTTTTAATGGCAAACAATGCATTAAAAAATATGCTTGGATACGATTCTGACGAAGAAATTGAAGCGAAAAATTCTGTTGGTTCCGGATATGTTAATCCTAAAAGAAGAGACGAATTTATAGAACTTCTTAATAAAAACGGAAATATTGTTGGTTTTGAATCCGAATGGAAAAGAAAAGATGGCTCAATAATTTACATTTCTGAAAGTGCCCGCAAAGATATTGATGAAAATGGAAATGTTATTTTTGAAGGAACCGTTGAAGATATTACCAAAAGAAAAATTGCAGAAAATAATTTAAAAGAATCCGAGGAAATTTTATCTACCGTTTTTAACAGCGGATATAATGGAATTATAATACATGATCTTGACGGAAAAATTATAAAAGTTAATGAGAGAGTTTTAAGCTTTCATAATATTACAATTGAGCAAGCGCTTAAATTAAATATTTCAGATATTGTAAAAAGTCCTTCCAATTTAGAAAAATTAAGATCCGAATGGAAAAATGTATTAAATGGCGAAAACAAAGTAATTGAAATTAAAACAAATTCCTTAAAAGATTCTCAACTTTACGATATTGAAATTTATTTAACAAAATTATCCATAAAAGAAAATAATTACATTCTTGCAAATCTTAGAAATATTACTGAGCAAAAAAGATCAAACAATACTTTAATACGAACAAAGGAAATTTTAAGAAAAGTTTTTGATAATGTTTACAATGCAATATTTATTCATGATGTTAATGGAGAAATAATTGATGTAAATGATAAAGTTTTAAGTATGTATAACCTCAGCAAGAATGAAGCTTTATCAATGAATATAAGCCAAATATCAAGCGATGATAGTCCGATGGACAAAGCTTTAGAATATTGGAGAAGTGTTGTTGCCGGAGAAAATCAACTTTTTGAGTGGAAAGCAAAAAGACCGAAAGAAAATTTTGAGTTTCCCGTAGAAGTTTTTCTAACAAAAATTTCAATTGATAATAATGATTTCATTCTTGCAAATGTTAGAGATATTACTTATCAAAAACTGGCTCAAAAAAAACTTGTAACAACACAAATGGCTGTTGAAATGGGTAGTTCTCCTATATTTTTCATAAATAAAAAAGCAGAGATTACATATGTTAATAATGCTGCTGTAAAAATGTTGGGTTATTCGTTTGAAGAACTTACAAAAATGAAAGTCCCCGATCTTGATCCAAACTGGAATCAAGATTTTTGGGATAATGTCGGATATCCGAGATTGGTTGAACTTGGTTCTGATCAATTCGAAACTTCACAAATTTCGAAAAGTGGAGAAACTATTCCAATTGAAGTAAGCTCTACAATTATTTTTTCTGAAGGTGAAGAAATTGTTGTTGCCATAATAACAAATTTAACAGAAAGAAAACGGGCAGCGGATTCTCTAATTTCTGCAAAAGAAAGTGCGGAAAAATCTAACCGACTAAAAACCGAATTTCTTGCAAGCATGTCGCATGAAATTAGAACTCCGGTTAATACAATTTTAAGCTACAGCTCTTTACTAAAAGATGAATTATATGATTTAAACTTATTTCAATTCGAAGATATTTTCCGATCAATTTCTATAGGCGGACAAAGACTTATTAGAACAGTTGATTCAATTTTAAATATGTCGCAAATGCAAACCGGAACTTATGAAGTAATTGTACAACGTCTAAATTTAAATGAAGAAGTTTTATATCCATTATTTGATGAATTTAAAATTGATGCTGTAAACAAAGGGTTACAATTACACTTAGAAAGAAACAGCAATAATTCTTTTATAAACGGTGATTCATATTCTGTAGGACAACTTTTTACTAACTTAATTGATAATGCAATTAAGTATACAAATCAAGGTGAGATTATAATAAAATCATACAACTTAGATGATAATAAATTATATGTTGATGTTACCGATACTGGTATTGGAATTTCCGATGAATTTCTCACACAAATATTTAATCCCTTTACGCAAGAAACACAAGGTTACTCAAGAAAATTTGAGGGAAACGGTTTAGGACTTGCGCTCGTAAAAAAATACTGTTCGCTAAACAATGCAGAAATTTTTATTAAAAGTAAAAAAGGAAAAGGAAGCACATTTACCGTAAAATTTAACTGCGCAGATTAG